The sequence TCTTTTGCCGTAGCTTTTATCCCTTTCCATACTCCAAAGGCAGTAGTTATGGCTGAATTACCGCTTCCGCCATATTCTTCGGGAAGACCCACTACACAGTCTGTCTCCTTGGCCGCATAAACGAAATCATCGGCATATGTCCCCACATCAGTCCCCGTATAATACCTTCCCCCCAGGCTTTGAACATACCTTCCGAGGGCTCTAAAGAGTCCTTCGCTTTTATCCTTCTTAGGGTCACCTATAATTACCGTTTTGCCCCCACCGAAATCTGTACCTGCTACCGCACATTTATAGGTCATTCCCCTTGAAAGCCTGAGTGCATCGATTAACGCTTCCTCTTCTGTTTCATAATTCCACATTCTGCACCCGCCCAAAGCCGGGCCGAGAGTCGTATCATGAATACAGATTATCGCTTTCAATCCTGATTTTCTGTCATAATTGAAAATAACCTGCTCATGACCGTACTTCTCCATTTCCTTAAAGATATCCAGTTTCATGTAAAAATCCCCCTTCAAAATGTTTGTTCTATAATTCAGAACGATGTTCTGAATATGAGCCAACCTTAAAGCGTTCTAATATCAAGAACGCCATTTCTTTCTATCTTGTTTACTTAAGATTTTCAGATATTTCCTCAGCTGTTTTCTGAACTTCCCTAATAACATCCCGGGCTTTCAGTGATTCTAATCTGGCACTGGGGCCTGACAGGCTGATAGATGCAATCACTTTGTTTTCAAAATCATATACAGGAGCAGCAAAACATGTAAGACCCACTTCCAGTTCCTCGTTATCAACAGCATAACCTTGCTGTCTTATTTTCTTCAATTCTTTTAACAATTTATTGTAATCGGTAATGGTATTCTGTGTGTAACGTTTCAAAGGTTTTTTAAGGATTTTTTCTACGGTCTCGGGTTCAGAGTATGCAAGGAGAATCTTCCCCATGGCGGAACAGTAAGCGGGAGAGCTGGAACCTACAGGGGGTGTCATGCTCAGGAACTGGGCCTTTTGTATTTTCTCAAGTACCACCACTTCAGGCCCTTCCTCTCTATTAAAATCAATTACTGCCAGGTGGGTAGTTTCTTTAAATTTTTCAGCCAATCGGGATAAATGGGGTTGGGCAATATCCCTTAACTTCATCTCCTTCGCGTAAAGCATGCCCAGGGAAAAAACCTTAATTCCCAACCAGTATTTATTATTTCTTGAATTCTTTTGAATAAACCCCCTCCTTTCCAATGTAGTAAGTATCCTATGGACCGTACTCTTATACATCCCGAGGTATTCTGCTATCTCCGACACACCCAATTCCCTCTTTTCTTTATAGAAGAGCATCATTACATCTAATGCCCTCTCAAGGGATTTTATAGTATATTTGTCATCCCGGATTAATATCACCTCCAAATGAGATTTTGAGACTATTTTTATATTTTATATTCGCCATCGATATTAAAATTTCCTTCTGTAAATAGTTTTTACTTACAATTCATGATAAAACCTTCCATTTGGCCTTCAAAACCGTTATACCGTTAATACACATCGATTTAAAGGGAGCAAACTATTCTTTTCTTCGTTTCTTGATGAGTTTTTTAATGTATCTTAGCAGTATGCCCTCATAAGCCTCATGGATAGAAACTACTGCCTCTCCTTCCCTGGGAACC is a genomic window of Koleobacter methoxysyntrophicus containing:
- a CDS encoding IclR family transcriptional regulator: MILIRDDKYTIKSLERALDVMMLFYKEKRELGVSEIAEYLGMYKSTVHRILTTLERRGFIQKNSRNNKYWLGIKVFSLGMLYAKEMKLRDIAQPHLSRLAEKFKETTHLAVIDFNREEGPEVVVLEKIQKAQFLSMTPPVGSSSPAYCSAMGKILLAYSEPETVEKILKKPLKRYTQNTITDYNKLLKELKKIRQQGYAVDNEELEVGLTCFAAPVYDFENKVIASISLSGPSARLESLKARDVIREVQKTAEEISENLK